A genome region from Triticum aestivum cultivar Chinese Spring chromosome 2B, IWGSC CS RefSeq v2.1, whole genome shotgun sequence includes the following:
- the LOC123040750 gene encoding uncharacterized protein: MALGSRLELLVVLSRCGSLILAGTAAAAIPGVASLPFRAKQFMWHTLSFGGILWGAALLLFQFFWLCFDDFEPGSVALLVLIAVDWGVACLNAGSACAALAANH, translated from the exons ATGGCTCTAGGCAGCAGGCTGGAGCTCCTCGTCGTCCTCTCAAGATGCGGCAGCTTGATACTcgctggcacggcggcggcggccatccCCGGCGTGGCCAGCCTACCGTTCCGGGCCAAGCA GTTCATGTGGCACACTCTGTCCTTCGGAGGCATCCTGTGGGGTGCGGCGCTGCTGCTATTCCAGTTCTTCTGGCTGTGTTTCGACGACTTCGAGCCGGGAAGTGTCGCGCTCCTGGTGCTGATCGCCGTCGACTGGGGCGTCGCGTGCCTCAACGCCGGCTCGGCGTGCGCCGCCCTTGCCGCCAACCACTAG